The Fibrobacter sp. UWH6 genomic interval TTGCCTTCTGCTTTCATCCGTTCCACGTAATTGTGTTTGTCTTCGGGCAAAACTTGTGCGTAGAACGTGTCTATTCCCAGGATTTCAGCGGTACGTTCCGCAGCCTTCTGGCTGTCGCCGGTGATCATGACCACATTCTTGATGCCCGTTTCTCGCAGGCGTTTGATAGCGACGGCAGCCTCTTCTCGCGGAGGGTCGCTAATGCACAAGACACCAGCCAACTTGCCGCCAATACCCAAGTAGATGACGGATGCGGCACCGCCCACTTCTTCGATGGTCGCCTGCTGTTGTTCCGTCACGAGAACCTTTTCGTCTTCAATAACAAAATGCCTGCTACCGATGACAGCCCTCTCACCTCTAAGGGTTGTGGCAATACCATGAGCCACAATGTACTTTACATCCGCATGCTCTTCGGCATGATCGATGCCACGTTCCGCGGCACCATTTACAATAGCGCGGGCCATGCTGTGAGGGAAATGTTCCTCGATGCAGGCAGCTATCTTTAAAATTTCTTCTTCGGAACGACCACCAAAGGCAATAATCTTCTGAAGCTTCGGTTCTGCCTTGGTCAAAGTTCCCGTCTTATCGAAAACGACAGTATCAGCCAAGGCAAATTCCTCAAGATACTTGCCACCCTTTACCGTCATATTTCTATCGGCGGCCTCACGCAAGGCTGAAATTACGGAGATAGGCGTAGAAAGTTTAATGGCGCAGGAATAATCCACCATCAAGATGGAAACGGCCTTGGTAATGTTCCGGGTAAACAGAAGAGTCAAGCCAAATCCCAGGAAACTGAAGGGGACGATGCTGTCAGCCAAATGCTCTGCGCGGCTCTGAATGCCAGCCTTCAAATCTTCGCTATGGTCAATGAGCTCGATGATTTTCTGAATCTTGGTGTTGTCATTCACCGCACGGACTTCCACGACGATGGAACCTTCGTCTAGGAGGGTGCCCGCAAATACTGTCTTTCCCGCATTCTTCAACACAGCCTTTGATTCGCCCGTCATGGTGGATTCGTTCACTAAAGCTTCGCCTTCTACAACTGTTCCATCCACAGGAATCATGGCACCATCGCGGATTCTCACCAAGTCACCCGGCACCACGTCCTTCAAGTCAACTAAGGTGTCCACGCCATTTTTAACCACCCAGACTTTGTCCACTTTTACAGCAAGGCTGCCCGTAAGCGCTGTGCGGGTGCGAGCCTTGGTGTAATCTTCCAATAAGCCAGAAACCCCTAGCAGGAACATAACCGTACCTGCGGACTCATAATTTTTCTGGAGCATGGAGGCTCCAATGGCGGCACCATCCAGAACTTCGACGGTCAACTTACCTTCTGCAAGAGTGAATAATCCCTTAGCCACATATTTGAGGCCGCGGAAAACCGTTATGGCCGTTCGAATCGGCAAAGGAACAAACCAGCGCATCAGATAGCGGCGAGCTATCATTTTGCACAGGCTGTTCTGGAAATTGTCATCCAGGGATTGCAACTGGTAATCCGTATCCGGATCCACTTCGGGCAATTCCCTCGGTTTTAAGGCAGTTACAAAATCCAGAATCATCTGGCGATTTTCAGCAGTTATTTCTGCAGATTCATCGCTGCCATAGTTCAGCAAAAGGCTTCCATTGGCACTATGGATTACCGCAGACTTTACGCAAGGAATCCCCACGCAAGCCTTATGGATACGGCCTTCAAACTTAGGTTCAAAGGCGTAAGGACCACAGCGAAAACGGATACGCCCCGGCCGATCGTATGCGATTCTGAATTTCATAAACTTACCTACACAAGATGACTTGACAAGAAAAATTACTTGTCCAAGCCTGCTTCGGACTTGGCGTCGTTGCAAATGTCGTTAGCTTCGTCTTTCATATCCTGGAAGGCAGCCTTGGCATCGGCAGAGAACTTCATGCCGTGAGCAAGGCCAGTTACAGCAAGTTCACGAGTTTTCTTTGCCTTGAGCACTTTCTTGGTAATAGCGGAGCCAACAGCACCAGCAACCACCAACCAGAACTTTTCATTTTTGAAGATAGACATAGGTTACTCCTTGTTAATTTTTAACTAAGTTAGACACTCTAATTTTGTTAGCCAATTTAACTTTGTTAGACCAGCTAACTTTTATTTTAAGCCAAAGCTAAAGCCTTGCCCTGTTCCTGACACTTAGCCTTTGCGTCGTCATCGGGAGCATTTTCAACAGCCAAGGGTTCATCCACAAGGTTCAAGCCCGCGGCAACTGCATCCTCTTTCCAGGGAGTCATATATTCGCCGCCGCCCCAGCCGTATGAACCGAAAAGAGCCACCTTCTTGCCAGCAAGAGCAGGTTTCATCTTTTCATAAAGAGGCTGAAATTCGCTGTCTTCCAATTCTTCGGCACCCATGGCAGGGCAACCTAGAGCAAACTTTTCAAACACCGCTGCAGAATCTGCAGAAAACTCGGTGGTATGAAAAATTGAAACGTCTCCGCCGACAGCTTGTGCGCCAGCAGCAATTTCCTTCGCCATCATTTCGGTATTTCCGGTTCCGGACCAATAAATAACTGCAATTTTACTCATTTTATTTTTCCTTTTTTTTAGTAAATCAACTTGCGACAGTCAAGCGTTCCAAGGAAGCACCCTGTTCAAATCGAGTCCAAAGAATCTCCTTGCATTTTTTAAAGACCTCAAAAATATGCATGGAATTTTGAACGTCGTTATAAACCTTCCAACAGCCTATTTGCTTGTAATTTCTGCCTCCGTTGGCGATAAAATCCCGCACATCATCCAAGGGATATCCCAGAAAAACCCCTACTTCATGGGGAAAACAAACAGATTTCATCATGCGCTTTCGAAACGATTTTAGCAAGGAATCCACATCGAATTTCGCATACCCGAATCTTTTCAGGAAATTCTGGATTTCACAAGAACAGGTAAGAGATCTAAGCGCACAATCCCTATAGACATAGATGTAATAACAGCCTCTTTTCTCTGCAACAACCTTGACAAAAACGCCTTTAGGATTCAAAACCTTATTCCAGCGGGAAAGAAGATTGCATAACAGAAGGCCGTCGGCAATTTCAAGGCAGAATAAATTCCCCACCTTTACGCCAGCTAGTGTAGGCGCACATTGCCGAACGAGACATGAATCAAACATTCTAGCCATAATTAGATTAGTCTAACTTTAATTTTTTGCCAAATATATCCCGCCCGCGGCATTTACCGGGGCGGGAAACCCTCCAGCTCAATGAGGTAACATAACTTTGAGCTGGCGGAGGTTTTATGGCATTTTCTTAAAAGGCGAAGACGGTTTCCACACCAAGCTGCAAGCTAATGTCGTCATTGTCGCCGTAGTCATCACCCAGGGGCTTATTCAGCATACCGAAGCCGGTAATTTCAAGACCTTCTACAGGGGCAA includes:
- a CDS encoding heavy metal translocating P-type ATPase; the protein is MKFRIAYDRPGRIRFRCGPYAFEPKFEGRIHKACVGIPCVKSAVIHSANGSLLLNYGSDESAEITAENRQMILDFVTALKPRELPEVDPDTDYQLQSLDDNFQNSLCKMIARRYLMRWFVPLPIRTAITVFRGLKYVAKGLFTLAEGKLTVEVLDGAAIGASMLQKNYESAGTVMFLLGVSGLLEDYTKARTRTALTGSLAVKVDKVWVVKNGVDTLVDLKDVVPGDLVRIRDGAMIPVDGTVVEGEALVNESTMTGESKAVLKNAGKTVFAGTLLDEGSIVVEVRAVNDNTKIQKIIELIDHSEDLKAGIQSRAEHLADSIVPFSFLGFGLTLLFTRNITKAVSILMVDYSCAIKLSTPISVISALREAADRNMTVKGGKYLEEFALADTVVFDKTGTLTKAEPKLQKIIAFGGRSEEEILKIAACIEEHFPHSMARAIVNGAAERGIDHAEEHADVKYIVAHGIATTLRGERAVIGSRHFVIEDEKVLVTEQQQATIEEVGGAASVIYLGIGGKLAGVLCISDPPREEAAVAIKRLRETGIKNVVMITGDSQKAAERTAEILGIDTFYAQVLPEDKHNYVERMKAEGKRVIMVGDGINDAPALAAANVSVAMSDASDFARETADVTLRGENLEDLAELRVLSQKLMDRIQSNYKFIVAFNTGLLAGGFFGFLSPTTSAFLHNASTMAICAKSMTKIGT
- a CDS encoding DUF1490 domain-containing protein, which encodes MSIFKNEKFWLVVAGAVGSAITKKVLKAKKTRELAVTGLAHGMKFSADAKAAFQDMKDEANDICNDAKSEAGLDK
- a CDS encoding flavodoxin, coding for MSKIAVIYWSGTGNTEMMAKEIAAGAQAVGGDVSIFHTTEFSADSAAVFEKFALGCPAMGAEELEDSEFQPLYEKMKPALAGKKVALFGSYGWGGGEYMTPWKEDAVAAGLNLVDEPLAVENAPDDDAKAKCQEQGKALALA
- a CDS encoding DUF3793 family protein, which encodes MARMFDSCLVRQCAPTLAGVKVGNLFCLEIADGLLLCNLLSRWNKVLNPKGVFVKVVAEKRGCYYIYVYRDCALRSLTCSCEIQNFLKRFGYAKFDVDSLLKSFRKRMMKSVCFPHEVGVFLGYPLDDVRDFIANGGRNYKQIGCWKVYNDVQNSMHIFEVFKKCKEILWTRFEQGASLERLTVAS